A window of Brachybacterium fresconis contains these coding sequences:
- a CDS encoding MFS transporter: MRRILIATVGESTGDDAVRTLLPLIAVTILGVGGGLLGLLNALPFLWYLCAHRQIGASVDALGHRRAIMLGNGLRILTVGALILLLAVGHLSAPVLLVVAALLGLGDALFTTGHSAMVPAIVGRERTADCYQRIEAVSAIARVSGPAAVSALLRVAAPAAALALGVVAYLLSLSTLATLPRPEAAGPAPAAASASAPTPELTEWTVRRVLTTRGLGHLTLATTLLNAAAMISGTALVLFALETLGLPPAMVALFAAAGALGALLGAAGSRPLRTHLPTGAAKLLATTGVALSSLLAPAALLVPTGQSVLIGVGELMVALCATISMIIGSDVPARLVPQSHLGRAFAAIRLLTIGVMPLASVLGGLIIAATSPLAALLVAAGVAALACLPLARVRHWSPPGPADAAPGT; this comes from the coding sequence GCTCCTAGGTCTGCTGAATGCTCTGCCCTTCCTCTGGTACCTGTGCGCCCATCGCCAGATCGGCGCGTCGGTCGACGCGCTCGGGCACCGGCGCGCGATCATGCTCGGCAACGGCCTGCGAATCCTCACCGTGGGGGCTCTGATCCTCCTGCTGGCCGTCGGCCACCTCTCGGCGCCGGTGCTGCTCGTCGTCGCCGCGCTGCTCGGGCTGGGCGATGCGCTGTTCACCACCGGGCATAGCGCCATGGTCCCCGCGATCGTCGGCCGCGAACGCACCGCGGATTGCTATCAGCGGATCGAGGCCGTCAGCGCCATCGCGCGGGTCTCCGGGCCGGCGGCGGTCTCGGCACTGCTGCGCGTCGCCGCCCCCGCCGCCGCCCTGGCGCTCGGGGTCGTGGCCTACCTGCTCAGCCTGTCAACCCTCGCAACCCTGCCACGACCGGAGGCAGCGGGCCCCGCCCCTGCCGCCGCGTCCGCTTCTGCTCCGACCCCCGAGCTCACGGAGTGGACGGTGCGCAGGGTGCTGACCACCCGCGGGCTCGGTCACCTCACCCTGGCCACCACGCTCCTGAATGCGGCGGCGATGATCTCGGGCACTGCGCTGGTGCTCTTCGCACTCGAGACCCTGGGGCTGCCCCCGGCGATGGTCGCGCTGTTCGCGGCAGCCGGGGCGCTCGGCGCGCTCCTCGGCGCGGCCGGGTCCCGGCCACTGCGCACGCACCTTCCCACCGGCGCCGCGAAGCTGCTGGCCACGACCGGCGTAGCACTCTCCAGTCTGCTCGCCCCGGCCGCGCTGCTGGTACCCACCGGACAGTCGGTTCTGATCGGGGTCGGCGAGCTGATGGTCGCCCTGTGCGCGACCATCTCGATGATCATCGGCTCCGACGTGCCCGCGCGCTTGGTCCCGCAGAGCCACCTCGGCCGGGCGTTCGCGGCGATCCGGCTGCTCACGATCGGGGTGATGCCGCTGGCCAGCGTCCTCGGCGGCCTAATCATCGCGGCCACGTCCCCCCTCGCGGCCCTGCTCGTCGCGGCGGGAGTGGCGGCACTGGCCTGCCTGCCGCTGGCGCGGGTCCGGCACTGGTCTCCCCCGGGCCCCGCCGACGCCGCACCCGGGACTTGA